AGTATTGAAGAGCTCAAAAAGGCACTTACTATAATTTCAGCTTCTGATCAAAAATTTATTTCACCAGAAGTTGCTTCCGCTCTTCAAGAAAAAGGCAATTATGAAATTGACGATGTCGATATTAAAATCCTGAAATATTTAGCTGCTGGAACTTCACAGGATGAAATTATTGAGATTTTTAAAAGCTCAGATGTTAAGCCAAATAGCAAAAGTGCCATGGAGAAAAGATTATCTAAACTCAAAGACTTTTTTAAAGCTAATAATACTGTTCATTTGGTTTCTATTGTAAAAGATATGGGAATTATTTAAAATTCTTTTGCTCCATTTTTAAAGCTCCTTCGGGGGCTTTTTTATTTCTTCTATTTGATTTTTATGGATTATGGATTTCCGTAAAATACTGGTTTTGATTGGGATTACTTTTGAATCAATAATTTAAATGACAAACCAATGGAAATGAATATTCAACTAAAATCGTTAGCCGATAAAATAAATCAGCTGAAAAGTAAAATTGAAACTGAAGAATCTACTAAACACGCTTTTGTTCTTCCTTTTATACATATTTTGGGTTACGATGCTTTTAATCCGCTCGAAGTAGTTCCTGAATTTACAGCCGATCTTGGACTAAAAAAAGGAGAAAAAGTAGACTATGCCATTTTTCAAAATGGAGAACCTATAATCATTGTAGAATGCAAAAGCTGGAAAGAAAAACTTACTGTGCATAATTCACAGTTATTCCGCTATTTCCATGTTACAAAAACTCGTTTTGCACTTTTAACAAATGGAATCAATTATCAATTTTTTACCGATTTAGATGATCAAAACAAAATGGATGAAAAACCATTTCTGGAATTTGATATTTGCAACCTGAAAGAAAATACAATAACAGAAATTGCAAAATTTCACAAAGCCAATTTTGATGTAAATAATATCGTAAGCAACGCCAGCTCTTTAAAATACATTAAAGAAATTAAAAAGCTTATTAATGCCGAATTGGAAAGTCCATCAAACGATTTTACAAAACTATTTGCTAGTAAAATATATACAGGAAGATTAACTGAAAAAGTTATTGATGAATTTAAAGATTTAGTTCAGAAATCAGTTAGTCAATTTATAAATGATAAAATCAACGATCGATTAAATGCTGCTTTAACCAAAGAAACAATTAAGCAGCAAGACGAGGAAATTTCGATAGTTGAAGAGGATAATAAAATTAATACTACAGAAGAAGAACTTGAAGGTTATCGCATTGCCGTAGCTATTTTACGCAGAAAACTACCAACAAGCCGAATTGTCCACCGTGACACACAATCTTATTTTGGAATCTTACTGGATGATAACAATCGTAAACCTTTATGCAGACTTCATTTAAATGGAAGTAAGAAATACATAAGTCTATTTAATGATAATAAAACTGAATCAAAAATTTCTATTTCATCAATTGATGATATTTATCAATTTGAAAAGGAGTTATTAGATACAGTTGCTCTTTACGAAACCGAATAAATCAAACCTAAAAAATTTAAAATTATGGAATACAAAGTAGTCCCATTCGTAGCTTCAATCGATCCTAAAAAAGGAACTTCAGATCATGTAGCTGAACAACTTGAAAGTTTAATAAAAAATTTCACTAATCAAGGCTGGCAATATGTGCGTTTAGAAAGTGTATCAACATTTGTTCATCCTGACAATGGATGTTTTGGATTTGGAGCCAAACCTGGTTACACAACAAATAGTCAAATGGTTGTTTTTCAAAAATAAATGAAATATTTCATCTTACTAATTATTCGATTGTATTGGATTTTAATTCCTAAATCTAAAAGAAAAAAATGCATTTTTAGAAAATCGTGTTCAAATTATGTGTTTGAAATAACTCAAAAAGAAGGTTTTATAAATGGATTAAAAGCATTTCGATTTAGATATAATAATTGCCGAAATGGTTTTCAAGTTTTTAAAAATCCTGTTACTAATAAAATCCAATTAATTCTTCCTTCTCTTGTTATAGTGGAGAAGGAAGAAATTGCTGAAAGATTAATCGAAAATCAAGTATAAGTACGTATTCCACAAAAGAGCTTTCTAACTAGATTTATCCTTAATATTATATTTTAAAATAGTAGTATCCCAACTCTAACCAAATACCACAACCGCCTATGCAAAAAAACTACCTCATCTTATTTTTTGTACTTCTTTTTTTATCCTGTAAACATGCTGATGCTCCTCCGCCTCCAGCAGAAATAAATTCATTTTACAAGCCTGTAATTACTGCCGACGACCGTAAAACAATTACGCCCGAAGAAGCCAAAACCTATCATGTAAATACCACTTATAAGTACAAATACAGAACTGGAAATCCTGGGCATTATAAATACAATTATGATGTGAAAGGAATAAATACAACTGGAGACTCCGTTTTTGGGAATATAATTGTTCAAGGAAAATTTGGAGCTGGAATCTTAATTGACAGCCTGAATGAAACAGAAATTAATACCGAATGGATTGCTCACGGAAAACTAAAAGCTCTTGATAAACATGGAAATGAATTCCATTTAATTGTTAAATAAAACTATCGAATGAAATATACTTTACTCTTATTTTTTGTTTTCGCCACTTCATTTTGTCCACCCGAAACCACAGTATATATCTGCGGATCGACTGGTGCGAAAAAATATCACCTCAAAGAACATTGCCGCGGTTTATCAAGCTGTCGGAGCGAAACTGTAAAAACATCACTCAAACAAGCTAAAGGCTTAGGTTTATCACTTTGCGGATGGGAAGATTAATTCTTCCCTTTTTTTATATTTAATTATCTGATAATAATCACTTTACAATAAATTCACATTAGTTTTATTAATTTGAGTAAAACTAATTGTTATGAAACTATTTAATCTAAATTTTCTGGTATCATTCAAAGAATGGCTTTTTTTAAGAGCTATGCAATCTTCTTTCCTACACTAATAGAAACGTTTAAAAAACAAAGGAAAGTCTTATTGAATGAATAAAATTGAAAACTCATTTTTGAACAAAAACCAATTTGGGGAAGGTTTCTTGTGGGGTGTTTCTACCGCCGCTTTCCAAATTGAGGGTGCACATGATTCTGACGGAAAAGGTTCTTCTATCTGGGATGTTTTTACTTCTCAAAAAGGAAAAATAAAAAACGGGCATCATGCCCTAACCGCTTGTGATTTCTATAATTCTTATCAAGATGATATCGATCTGATTCGGGAATTAAACATTCCAAATTTTAGGTTCTCCATCAGCTGGCCTAGAATTATGCCAACTGGAGTTCATCCTATAAATCAAGCTGGAATTGATTACTACAATAAAATAATAGATTCGCTACTTGGATCTGGAATCGAACCTTGGATAACCCTTTATCATTGGGACTTACCACACGAACTCGAATTAAAAGGAGGCTGGACGAACCGTCAATCGGTTTCTTGGTTTTCAGAATATGTTGAAGTTTGTGTACAGCATTTTGGTGATCGTGTCAAAAACTGGATGGTTATTAATGAGCCTTCTGTTTTTACTGGAGCGGGTTACTTTTTAGGCATTCACGCACCAGGTAAAAAAGGAATTACCAATTACTTAAAAGCGATGCATCATGTAACTTTGGCAACAGCTGCAGGCGCAAAAATTATTCGCAATAAAATTCCGCATGCCAACATTGGAACTACTTTTTCCTGCACACATATTGAGCCCGCTACAGAAAGCACTAAAGATATTGAAGCGGCAAAACGAGTGGATACTTTATTGAATCGGACTTTTATAGAACCCATTCTAGGATTAGGCTATCCACAGAAAGATCTTCCGGTTCTTAAAAAACTCAACAATTATATTCTAGAAGACGATTTAGACAATCTAGCATTCGATTTTGATTTTATCGGACTTCAATGCTACACACGCGAAGTCGTTAAATCGGCAATGCTGATTCCGTATATTGGTGCCGAATTAGTCAGTGCCGAAAAAAGAAATGTCATTTCGACTGAAATGGGCTGGGAAGTATATCCGCCAGCTTTATATCATGTTCTAAAAAAATTCAATGAATACGAAGGAATTCGAAAAATCATTATTACCGAAAATGGCGCTGCTTTTCCAGATACGGTAACCAATGGAAAGGTTTTCGACATCAAAAGAACGCATTATATTCAAGATCATCTGGAACAGATTTTAAAGGCTAAAAATGAAGGTTTAAATGTCGAAGGCTACTTTGTATGGAGTTTAACCGATAATTTCGAATGGGCAGAAGGTTACAACGCCCGATTCGGATTAATTCATGTCGATTTTGAAACGCAGAAACGAACCATCAAAAATTCTGGATTATGGTTTAAAGACTTTTTATCTTAAAAACTCATACTAAAAAAAATCAAAAAGCCTTTCGCAAAATTGTGAAAGGCTTTTTTTTAAATTTATCAGCGTCAAATGGATCAACGCAGTCTGTATTTATAATTTTGCTTTAAAATCCCGATATGGACTTTCCCATTCGCTTTTAGGTGTGCTGTTACCAAAACATATCTTTCCTCAGGATATTTTATAGTATAGCTGTAAATAGTATCTTTTACTTTAACT
This portion of the Flavobacterium panacagri genome encodes:
- a CDS encoding type I restriction endonuclease; its protein translation is MEMNIQLKSLADKINQLKSKIETEESTKHAFVLPFIHILGYDAFNPLEVVPEFTADLGLKKGEKVDYAIFQNGEPIIIVECKSWKEKLTVHNSQLFRYFHVTKTRFALLTNGINYQFFTDLDDQNKMDEKPFLEFDICNLKENTITEIAKFHKANFDVNNIVSNASSLKYIKEIKKLINAELESPSNDFTKLFASKIYTGRLTEKVIDEFKDLVQKSVSQFINDKINDRLNAALTKETIKQQDEEISIVEEDNKINTTEEELEGYRIAVAILRRKLPTSRIVHRDTQSYFGILLDDNNRKPLCRLHLNGSKKYISLFNDNKTESKISISSIDDIYQFEKELLDTVALYETE
- the yidD gene encoding membrane protein insertion efficiency factor YidD → MKYFILLIIRLYWILIPKSKRKKCIFRKSCSNYVFEITQKEGFINGLKAFRFRYNNCRNGFQVFKNPVTNKIQLILPSLVIVEKEEIAERLIENQV
- a CDS encoding GH1 family beta-glucosidase, coding for MNKIENSFLNKNQFGEGFLWGVSTAAFQIEGAHDSDGKGSSIWDVFTSQKGKIKNGHHALTACDFYNSYQDDIDLIRELNIPNFRFSISWPRIMPTGVHPINQAGIDYYNKIIDSLLGSGIEPWITLYHWDLPHELELKGGWTNRQSVSWFSEYVEVCVQHFGDRVKNWMVINEPSVFTGAGYFLGIHAPGKKGITNYLKAMHHVTLATAAGAKIIRNKIPHANIGTTFSCTHIEPATESTKDIEAAKRVDTLLNRTFIEPILGLGYPQKDLPVLKKLNNYILEDDLDNLAFDFDFIGLQCYTREVVKSAMLIPYIGAELVSAEKRNVISTEMGWEVYPPALYHVLKKFNEYEGIRKIIITENGAAFPDTVTNGKVFDIKRTHYIQDHLEQILKAKNEGLNVEGYFVWSLTDNFEWAEGYNARFGLIHVDFETQKRTIKNSGLWFKDFLS